The Helianthus annuus cultivar XRQ/B chromosome 16, HanXRQr2.0-SUNRISE, whole genome shotgun sequence genome includes a window with the following:
- the LOC110906647 gene encoding uncharacterized protein LOC110906647 isoform X1 — protein sequence MGSLMAGWNSHVRHLQLERNRSLTKEEIARFWRSKKIKEEELFFLKASYRHSKEDKQCIQRDESELLPPSLLVREEEIVEPTLKKHGWWICSKCAFLNEPPYMSWETSYNYVAQFHIARKHIDEQ from the exons ATGGGTTCTCTAATGGCAGGTTGGAACTCACATGTTCGTCATCTTCAATTAG AGAGGAATAGGTCACTAACCAAAGAAGAGATCGCTCGCTTTTGGAGATCGAAGAAGATCAAAGAGGAAGAACTTTTCTTTCTTAAAGCTTCGTATAGACACTCAAAGGAAGATAAA CAATGTATACAGAGAGATGAAAGTGAGCTTCTTCCTCCAAGTCTCCTTGTAAGGGAAGAAGAAATTGTGGAACCAACTCTAAAGAAACATGGCTG GTGGATTTGTAGCAAGTGTGCTTTTTTGAACGAACCACCATACATGTCATGGGAAACATCATACAATTATGTTGCACAATTTCACATTGCTCGTAAACACATTGATGAACAATAA
- the LOC110906647 gene encoding uncharacterized protein LOC110906647 isoform X2 — protein sequence MGSLMAGWNSHVRHLQLERNRSLTKEEIARFWRSKKIKEEELFFLKASYRHSKEDKRDESELLPPSLLVREEEIVEPTLKKHGWWICSKCAFLNEPPYMSWETSYNYVAQFHIARKHIDEQ from the exons ATGGGTTCTCTAATGGCAGGTTGGAACTCACATGTTCGTCATCTTCAATTAG AGAGGAATAGGTCACTAACCAAAGAAGAGATCGCTCGCTTTTGGAGATCGAAGAAGATCAAAGAGGAAGAACTTTTCTTTCTTAAAGCTTCGTATAGACACTCAAAGGAAGATAAA AGAGATGAAAGTGAGCTTCTTCCTCCAAGTCTCCTTGTAAGGGAAGAAGAAATTGTGGAACCAACTCTAAAGAAACATGGCTG GTGGATTTGTAGCAAGTGTGCTTTTTTGAACGAACCACCATACATGTCATGGGAAACATCATACAATTATGTTGCACAATTTCACATTGCTCGTAAACACATTGATGAACAATAA